One window of Microcoleus vaginatus PCC 9802 genomic DNA carries:
- a CDS encoding AbiA family abortive infection protein encodes MTDKRKTQLGYFIDFKLWQDALKLLRFEIKQKQSNRHFNTLSMFYYEKLDAACLDAEPQTYFQTKIASSLFYGLKKEFAVFSYVIPKTGLGLRDYKFFTYPMRAVYYAVGLYLLKLSQEFIIETHKKVNRIEAFYGGNLNYKAHELQITATNIYYRSFHEQFKQRIKEETISGNQDKFILQLDIENYFNEISIPKLLHFLHTYVKPSMQASMAYDSFTREQIVCLFQFIANGKSSGIPQSDNNVISSFIGYLYLVFGDLLIDDVLKNCTAIIDFYKIIRYTDDIYISITFKHGISHEDQGILIHSIASQISELLYSRLNLKLNLKTRLYRMAKQDEKEELLKKIRRAYPSDEYTNISEKEEEHKSKETEVSTETPQEKLNKVFKELRQIKKSRVEDYFIRDRDSSTQDEILQSVFDKSVEQILNKPENKKEIRSIFNKFNFDLVKVKPLEILVVLLKDEVSLDNFKNFCLRKNIITISDADLIIKFLSQTNFGEDKLLWKLKQNAHMNDIIDVFIEGKLNCSSPGYYRLACMQMHQIAVMPEVIEQTRLRVLSEKESSYSVALNHLLNEIHAVCIKKENAINKNYDVNDVIKFLHLNNVPHEICIKIRNLFDRRNSNSISHPGSDDSLAWEVTQEEYWDYHENVGKCLDFLL; translated from the coding sequence CTTGGCTACTTCATAGATTTTAAGCTTTGGCAAGATGCTTTGAAACTTTTAAGATTTGAAATTAAGCAAAAGCAATCTAACAGGCATTTCAATACTTTAAGTATGTTTTATTATGAAAAGCTTGATGCAGCCTGTCTAGATGCTGAGCCTCAAACTTATTTCCAAACTAAGATAGCAAGTAGCCTCTTTTATGGCTTAAAAAAAGAATTTGCTGTCTTCTCTTATGTAATACCTAAAACTGGTCTTGGACTACGTGACTATAAATTTTTTACTTACCCAATGCGAGCGGTTTACTATGCAGTTGGGCTTTACTTACTAAAGCTCTCGCAGGAATTTATAATTGAGACTCATAAAAAAGTAAACAGAATAGAAGCTTTTTATGGAGGCAATCTAAATTATAAAGCTCACGAGCTACAAATTACAGCAACAAACATTTACTACCGTAGCTTTCATGAACAATTCAAACAAAGAATTAAAGAAGAAACCATAAGCGGAAATCAAGACAAATTTATTTTACAGCTAGATATTGAAAACTATTTCAACGAAATATCAATTCCAAAGTTACTTCATTTTTTGCATACTTATGTAAAACCCAGTATGCAGGCGAGTATGGCATATGACTCCTTCACACGTGAACAAATTGTTTGTCTATTTCAATTCATTGCTAACGGAAAATCTTCTGGCATTCCTCAGTCAGATAACAATGTCATATCTAGCTTTATTGGTTACTTGTATCTAGTCTTTGGCGATTTACTTATAGATGATGTGTTGAAAAACTGTACCGCTATTATTGATTTTTATAAAATTATCAGATATACAGATGACATTTATATATCGATCACCTTTAAGCATGGGATTAGCCATGAAGATCAAGGTATTCTAATTCATTCAATAGCATCTCAAATTTCGGAACTTTTATACAGCCGCTTAAATCTTAAGCTTAACTTAAAGACGAGGCTCTATCGCATGGCAAAGCAAGATGAAAAAGAAGAACTTCTTAAAAAAATTCGTAGAGCGTATCCTAGCGATGAATACACTAATATTAGTGAAAAAGAGGAAGAACATAAAAGCAAAGAGACTGAAGTCAGCACTGAAACACCACAAGAAAAGCTAAATAAAGTATTTAAAGAATTAAGACAAATTAAAAAGTCGAGAGTTGAAGACTACTTCATACGAGATCGAGATAGTTCAACTCAAGATGAAATTTTACAATCAGTTTTTGATAAGAGCGTAGAACAGATTCTTAACAAACCAGAAAATAAAAAAGAAATACGCTCTATATTCAATAAGTTTAACTTTGATTTAGTTAAGGTTAAGCCTCTTGAAATCCTAGTTGTTCTTCTTAAAGATGAAGTATCTCTAGATAATTTTAAGAATTTCTGCCTTCGTAAAAATATTATTACAATAAGCGATGCAGATTTGATAATTAAATTTTTATCTCAGACCAATTTTGGCGAGGATAAACTACTTTGGAAGCTCAAACAAAATGCTCATATGAATGATATTATTGATGTATTCATTGAGGGAAAACTTAATTGCAGTAGCCCTGGATATTATAGGTTAGCCTGTATGCAAATGCATCAAATTGCAGTAATGCCAGAGGTGATTGAGCAAACTAGATTGAGAGTATTAAGTGAAAAAGAAAGCTCTTATTCTGTTGCGCTTAACCATCTGCTTAATGAAATTCATGCGGTATGTATAAAGAAAGAAAATGCAATTAATAAAAATTATGATGTTAATGATGTGATTAAATTTCTTCATTTAAATAATGTTCCACATGAGATCTGTATAAAGATCAGAAATTTGTTTGATCGTAGAAACTCTAATAGTATTTCGCATCCTGGTTCTGATGATAGCCTTGCTTGGGAAGTTACACAAGAAGAGTATTGGGATTATCATGAAAACGTTGGTAAGTGTTTAGATTTTCTGCTGTAG
- a CDS encoding DUF2817 domain-containing protein — MSYSEAFSPNYITARERFRAASSSFGYQHTAYPIDRVSPTGEELTIDVAIGGSSNPRRCVVISSGLHGVEGFLGSAIQLTLLEKQQLLTSLSPDVKVVFIHALNPYGFAWRRRWNENNIDLNRNFLLSEEVFDGSPKDYPKLNSFLNPTLPPSRFEPYIFQAIWLILRYGMTSLRNTFPVGQYDFPKGLFFGGHAASKTQEILASNLPQWIGNASEVVHIDFHTGLGRWGTYKLLLDGSATSESCSRLAQRFGAETIEPNNTEGVSYPIRGGLKTWCQALLPECRYDLLTAEFGTYSTIKVLKALRAENRAYWWGKSDQSYEWTKDQLVEMFAPISRKWREQCLAQGLDLCKRALMD; from the coding sequence ATGAGCTATTCAGAAGCATTTTCACCCAACTACATTACTGCACGAGAGCGATTTCGAGCAGCATCTTCATCTTTTGGTTATCAGCACACAGCCTATCCCATTGATCGGGTTAGTCCAACTGGTGAAGAATTAACTATTGATGTGGCGATCGGTGGTTCTTCAAACCCACGACGATGTGTAGTCATTTCTAGTGGCTTGCATGGAGTAGAAGGCTTTTTGGGATCTGCAATCCAACTTACCTTGTTAGAAAAGCAGCAACTCCTCACATCCTTGTCACCTGATGTTAAGGTTGTATTTATTCATGCTCTGAATCCTTATGGTTTTGCATGGCGACGACGTTGGAATGAAAACAACATAGACTTAAACCGTAACTTTTTATTATCTGAAGAAGTTTTTGATGGCAGTCCAAAGGACTATCCTAAACTCAATTCGTTTCTAAATCCTACTTTACCTCCATCACGCTTTGAACCTTATATTTTTCAAGCTATTTGGCTGATCTTGAGATATGGAATGACCAGTTTGAGAAACACTTTTCCTGTAGGGCAATACGATTTTCCAAAGGGACTTTTTTTTGGTGGCCATGCTGCATCCAAAACTCAAGAGATTCTAGCTAGCAATTTGCCCCAATGGATTGGTAATGCTTCAGAGGTAGTGCATATTGATTTCCACACAGGTTTAGGACGCTGGGGAACTTATAAGCTTTTGCTTGACGGATCTGCAACATCAGAATCTTGTTCAAGACTAGCTCAACGATTTGGAGCAGAAACAATAGAACCGAACAATACAGAAGGTGTGTCATATCCAATTCGCGGTGGATTAAAAACTTGGTGCCAAGCTCTTCTACCAGAGTGTCGCTATGATTTACTAACTGCAGAATTTGGCACTTACTCAACGATTAAAGTCTTGAAGGCATTGCGGGCGGAGAATCGTGCTTACTGGTGGGGTAAGTCAGACCAAAGCTATGAATGGACAAAAGACCAGTTGGTAGAAATGTTTGCACCCATATCTCGCAAGTGGCGAGAACAATGCTTAGCTCAAGGACTTGATCTTTGTAAACGAGCCTTGATGGACTGA
- a CDS encoding GAF domain-containing protein: protein MNTTLPGYKLLSLPLHEGVNTVIYSGVRESDLTPVIVKTLKPEYPTIEEIARLRHEYKIVKTMNLAGIIKGYSVEKHNNGLALILEDFGGDSLKNLITAKHLEINEFLSLAIHLAETLAQLHENKIIHKDIKPQNIIINRKTGQIKIIDFSIATHLERENQILSSPNLLEGTLAYMSPEQTGRMNRSIDYRTDFYSLGVTFYEMLTGKLPHQATDLLELIHCHIAKRPVPPHQQIGEIPQAISDIVMKLLAKTAEDRYQSARGLKADLEICRHQLQANGKIDKFPIGKRDKFGQFIIPQKLYGREQEVATLMAAFERVSGGTSEMMLVSGYSGIGKSSLVNEVQKPILKQRGYFISGKFDQLKRNIPYASLIQAFQGLMRHLLTESSEKLAIWKEKLLEALGSNGQVLVDVIPEVELIVGTQEAIPQLGPSESQNRFNRVFKEFIHVFTKPSHPLVVFLDDLQWADSASLKLIDLLICDPDSQYLLLMGAYRDNEVSPTHPLMLTLEEIQKNGAVVNNIILRPLDISNVSLLVADTLNESSALRNRVSELSELLFNKTQGNPFFLTQMFATLHQEKLLTFDFSAGCWHWSLNQIQAVGITDYNVVELISRNIQKLPEETQDVLKLAACIGDKFNLEVLAIVNEKSESETAADLWEALQAGLVLPLSEAYKIPLVFTSDEMSREVKERIAPDSPLLLSSPAPLPYSYHAPIAYKFLHDRVQQAAYSLIPEFQKQQTHFKIGELLLEHTPTEEIEENIFEIVNQLNVGADFITNQAKKDRLARLNLIAGKKAKAATAYETAVTQLRVGLELLAENSWQSNYDLTLALYVEAVEAEYINTNYEKSAILAEVVLQQATTLLEKVKVYELQIQFYMAQNQMLKAIDTGMQVLDMLGVSLSKDEGNGGFVVELPDIADLDNLPEMTDPYKIAALSILTSLISPVLAANPAILLPLAVTLVKICMEYGYSSIAAFAYAFYSLILCSVIGDIDAGYQSGHLALKLLNKFNANSLKCRVNQLFYGFVIHWKAPAKQALLPLLSAFQSGLETGDIEYAGYCVTVYCASIFLTGERLDIIEEEQEQYLDLALKLKQDYSIYYIQIFHQVTLNLQNESEAKCQLVGKSFNETQMLPVFIETNNTILLFITYLAKTILLYLFKEPKNAVANASLAAEHAVSVMGMVVSAPHNFYYSLALLAVYPQASDAEQQQYISLVEANQEKMQKWAFHAPSNFQHKYELVEAEKARVLGKIGKAMEYYDASIQGAREQGYIQEEALANERAAEFYFSRGREKIAEIYLTDAYYGYVRWGAKAKVQDLSEEYPEFFSRILTKEAPRFDVSRTTSSTTTGSFAALDFASVMKSSQAISGEIVLESLLSKLLKIAIENAGAEKSYLILEKDGQLVVEGTASIDNNEVIVLQSPPIETSQKLPFSLLNYVARTQKDVVLNDASQEGIFTRDSYIVHAQPKSILCMPIVHKGKLIGLLYLENNLTRSAFTPDRLEVLTVLCSQAAISLENARLYANLSEATDNLKQANEQLEDYSRTLEHKVEERTQELKEKNLLLSQEIRDRVQIEQALRISEAQLKKQAEQLELSFQELKRTQTQLIQTEKMSSLGQMVAGVAHEINNPINFIYGNLSHVRTYSENILGLVKLYQEQYPYPTAAIVEDIEAIELDFLMEDLPKVLDSMKVGADRIREIVLSLRNFSRLDEAEMKEVDIHEGIDNTLLILQHRLQAKLDQSAIQIIKEYGPLPLVECYAGQLNQVFVNLLANAIDTLNDQRGPRAIAIRTSVGYGEEEKSPISNPPIAESSTFSSAEVDSSKLGATRKAPQFVVIRICDNGPGMTEEVNRRLFDPFFTTKPVGKGTGLGLSISYQIVVEKHRGQLKCVSHPGQGAEFIIQIPIRQNYQKLALQSQTR from the coding sequence ATGAATACCACGCTGCCCGGTTACAAACTTTTATCGTTGCCCCTTCATGAAGGTGTCAATACAGTTATTTATAGCGGCGTTAGGGAGTCCGACCTAACTCCGGTTATAGTAAAAACCCTCAAACCCGAGTATCCCACAATAGAAGAAATCGCACGATTGAGGCATGAATATAAAATTGTCAAAACTATGAATCTAGCCGGGATTATCAAAGGTTACTCTGTGGAAAAGCATAATAACGGTCTGGCGCTGATATTAGAAGATTTTGGAGGAGACTCCCTGAAAAACCTAATCACGGCTAAACACCTTGAAATCAACGAATTTCTGAGTCTGGCAATTCATCTAGCAGAGACCCTAGCTCAACTGCATGAAAATAAGATTATTCATAAAGATATTAAACCGCAGAATATTATTATCAACCGCAAAACTGGTCAAATAAAAATTATCGATTTTAGCATTGCCACGCACCTAGAGCGAGAAAACCAGATTCTCAGCAGTCCCAACTTGCTAGAAGGCACCCTTGCCTATATGTCCCCAGAACAAACCGGGCGGATGAATCGATCAATTGACTACCGCACCGACTTTTACTCATTAGGTGTCACCTTTTATGAAATGCTAACTGGAAAGCTGCCCCATCAAGCCACGGACCTCCTGGAATTAATTCACTGCCATATCGCTAAAAGACCAGTGCCGCCCCATCAGCAAATCGGTGAGATTCCCCAAGCAATTTCTGACATTGTAATGAAATTATTAGCCAAAACGGCTGAAGACAGATACCAAAGCGCTAGGGGGCTAAAAGCTGACCTAGAAATATGCCGTCATCAACTGCAAGCGAATGGGAAAATTGACAAATTTCCAATCGGTAAGAGGGATAAATTTGGACAATTTATCATCCCGCAAAAGCTCTATGGTCGTGAGCAAGAAGTAGCCACTTTGATGGCAGCCTTTGAGCGAGTCTCCGGCGGTACCAGCGAAATGATGCTAGTGAGCGGTTACTCAGGGATTGGCAAATCTTCCTTAGTGAATGAAGTTCAAAAACCGATTCTCAAGCAGCGCGGGTATTTTATCTCCGGTAAATTTGACCAATTAAAGCGAAATATTCCTTATGCTTCTTTGATTCAAGCCTTTCAGGGCTTGATGCGGCATCTGTTAACAGAAAGTTCGGAAAAACTAGCGATTTGGAAAGAGAAACTCTTAGAAGCTTTAGGGTCAAATGGCCAAGTCCTAGTAGATGTCATTCCCGAAGTCGAACTGATTGTCGGTACTCAAGAAGCTATTCCCCAATTAGGGCCATCTGAATCCCAGAATCGCTTTAATCGGGTGTTTAAAGAATTCATTCATGTATTTACTAAACCCTCACACCCGCTCGTCGTATTTTTGGATGACTTACAGTGGGCAGATTCGGCATCGCTCAAGTTGATTGATTTGCTGATTTGTGACCCGGACAGCCAATATTTACTGCTGATGGGAGCCTATCGAGATAACGAAGTTAGTCCGACCCATCCGTTGATGCTGACGTTGGAGGAGATTCAAAAGAATGGGGCGGTTGTAAATAATATAATCCTCCGTCCTTTGGATATTAGCAACGTCAGCTTGCTGGTAGCAGATACCCTCAATGAGTCTTCCGCTCTGAGAAACCGGGTTTCTGAATTGTCCGAGCTACTTTTCAATAAAACGCAGGGCAATCCTTTCTTCTTGACTCAGATGTTCGCTACTCTGCATCAAGAAAAGCTATTGACCTTTGATTTCAGTGCTGGGTGCTGGCATTGGTCATTGAACCAAATTCAAGCGGTAGGCATCACAGATTATAATGTCGTCGAACTGATTTCCAGAAATATTCAAAAACTCCCGGAAGAGACGCAGGATGTCTTAAAGTTAGCCGCCTGTATTGGAGACAAATTTAATTTAGAAGTTCTGGCTATTGTCAATGAAAAATCTGAGTCGGAAACGGCCGCTGATTTATGGGAAGCGCTTCAGGCTGGCTTGGTTTTGCCCCTGAGCGAAGCCTACAAAATCCCTCTCGTTTTTACCTCAGATGAAATGAGCAGGGAAGTAAAGGAGAGAATAGCTCCAGATTCTCCTCTGCTATTATCCTCACCTGCCCCTTTGCCTTACAGCTATCACGCGCCTATCGCTTACAAATTTCTCCATGACCGGGTGCAGCAAGCGGCGTATTCTCTTATTCCGGAATTTCAGAAACAACAGACCCACTTTAAAATTGGTGAACTGCTACTAGAGCATACTCCAACAGAGGAGATTGAAGAAAATATCTTTGAGATTGTCAATCAGTTAAATGTTGGGGCTGACTTCATCACCAATCAGGCAAAAAAAGATCGTCTAGCCCGATTAAATTTGATAGCAGGCAAAAAAGCTAAGGCCGCAACAGCTTATGAAACTGCTGTCACGCAACTAAGAGTAGGGTTAGAACTCTTGGCAGAAAACAGTTGGCAGAGTAACTACGATCTGACACTAGCACTCTATGTAGAAGCGGTGGAAGCAGAATATATTAATACCAATTACGAAAAGTCAGCAATTCTTGCTGAAGTTGTTCTGCAACAAGCTACCACCCTGCTGGAAAAAGTGAAAGTATACGAGCTACAAATCCAGTTTTATATGGCTCAAAATCAGATGTTAAAAGCCATTGATACTGGGATGCAAGTGCTGGATATGCTGGGTGTTTCCTTGTCAAAGGACGAGGGTAACGGGGGTTTTGTGGTTGAGTTGCCAGATATCGCAGACTTAGACAATCTCCCAGAGATGACAGACCCTTACAAAATAGCGGCTTTAAGTATACTGACTTCTCTTATTTCTCCTGTTCTTGCTGCTAATCCCGCAATTTTGCTCCCACTTGCAGTGACTTTGGTTAAAATCTGCATGGAGTATGGATATTCCTCTATTGCTGCTTTTGCGTATGCTTTTTATAGTTTAATACTGTGTTCGGTAATAGGGGATATAGATGCCGGATATCAGTCTGGTCACTTGGCATTAAAGTTGTTGAATAAATTTAATGCAAACTCGCTTAAATGTAGAGTTAATCAATTATTTTATGGCTTTGTTATACACTGGAAAGCGCCAGCTAAACAAGCTTTACTCCCCTTACTGTCAGCGTTTCAAAGTGGACTGGAAACTGGAGATATAGAATATGCCGGTTATTGTGTTACTGTCTATTGTGCGAGCATATTTTTGACTGGCGAACGATTAGATATTATAGAAGAGGAACAAGAGCAATATCTTGATTTAGCGCTCAAACTAAAACAAGACTATTCTATCTATTACATCCAGATATTTCACCAAGTGACGCTAAATCTTCAAAATGAATCTGAGGCCAAATGTCAGTTGGTTGGCAAAAGTTTTAATGAAACACAAATGTTGCCTGTTTTTATTGAAACTAACAATACAATTTTGCTGTTTATTACTTATCTAGCTAAGACAATTCTCTTATATCTCTTTAAAGAACCAAAGAATGCCGTTGCCAATGCCAGTTTAGCCGCCGAACACGCAGTCAGCGTGATGGGAATGGTAGTTAGTGCTCCTCACAACTTCTATTATTCCCTCGCTCTACTCGCTGTTTATCCTCAAGCTTCAGACGCCGAACAACAGCAATACATCAGCTTAGTTGAAGCTAATCAAGAAAAAATGCAGAAATGGGCATTTCATGCCCCGTCTAACTTCCAGCATAAGTACGAGTTAGTGGAGGCGGAGAAAGCGCGGGTATTGGGTAAAATTGGCAAAGCGATGGAGTATTATGACGCTAGCATTCAAGGAGCCAGAGAACAGGGATACATTCAGGAAGAAGCCCTAGCTAATGAACGCGCTGCCGAGTTTTATTTCTCTCGCGGCAGGGAGAAGATAGCGGAGATTTATTTGACGGATGCTTACTATGGCTATGTTCGCTGGGGAGCGAAGGCAAAAGTGCAGGATTTATCAGAAGAATATCCTGAATTTTTCTCGCGAATACTGACTAAAGAAGCCCCCAGATTCGACGTATCGCGGACGACCAGCTCGACGACTACGGGGAGTTTTGCAGCACTGGATTTCGCCTCTGTGATGAAATCTTCTCAAGCTATTTCTGGCGAAATTGTTCTGGAAAGTCTGCTTTCTAAGTTATTGAAAATTGCGATTGAGAATGCTGGGGCTGAAAAAAGCTACTTAATTTTAGAAAAAGATGGTCAACTGGTGGTAGAAGGGACGGCAAGCATAGATAATAATGAGGTAATAGTGCTGCAATCCCCACCAATAGAAACGAGTCAAAAATTGCCGTTTTCTCTCCTCAATTATGTGGCTAGAACTCAGAAAGATGTGGTCTTAAATGATGCGAGTCAGGAGGGGATTTTTACCAGGGATAGCTATATCGTCCACGCCCAACCCAAGTCTATTTTATGTATGCCGATCGTCCATAAAGGAAAGCTCATTGGTCTGCTTTACTTGGAAAATAATCTGACAAGGAGTGCGTTTACTCCCGATCGCCTGGAAGTTTTAACCGTGCTCTGCTCTCAAGCGGCGATTTCCTTGGAAAATGCCCGACTCTATGCCAATTTGTCTGAGGCGACTGACAACCTGAAACAAGCCAATGAGCAATTAGAAGATTACAGCCGGACTTTAGAACATAAAGTGGAAGAGAGGACGCAGGAATTAAAGGAAAAAAATCTGCTCCTGAGCCAGGAAATTCGCGATCGCGTGCAGATAGAGCAAGCTCTGCGAATATCAGAAGCGCAATTAAAAAAACAAGCCGAACAACTAGAGCTTTCTTTCCAAGAACTCAAGCGCACCCAGACCCAGCTAATTCAGACTGAGAAAATGTCCTCCCTCGGACAGATGGTGGCCGGGGTGGCCCACGAAATCAATAACCCGATTAACTTCATATATGGCAACCTGAGTCACGTCAGAACATACAGTGAAAACATACTAGGACTGGTGAAACTCTATCAAGAACAATACCCCTATCCCACAGCAGCGATTGTTGAGGATATTGAGGCAATCGAATTAGATTTCTTGATGGAAGACTTACCCAAAGTGCTGGATTCGATGAAGGTCGGGGCAGACCGAATTCGCGAAATAGTCCTCTCCCTGCGAAACTTCTCGCGACTGGATGAAGCGGAAATGAAAGAGGTCGATATCCATGAGGGCATTGATAACACCTTATTGATTTTGCAGCACCGACTGCAAGCCAAATTAGACCAGTCTGCCATTCAAATAATTAAAGAGTACGGCCCGCTGCCCCTGGTGGAGTGCTATGCCGGCCAACTGAACCAGGTGTTTGTAAATTTACTGGCGAATGCGATTGACACTCTCAATGACCAAAGGGGGCCGCGGGCGATCGCAATTCGCACCTCAGTGGGGTATGGGGAAGAAGAAAAATCCCCGATTTCCAATCCCCCCATTGCGGAAAGCTCTACATTTTCTTCGGCTGAGGTGGATTCCTCCAAGCTCGGTGCGACCCGCAAAGCTCCCCAATTTGTTGTGATTCGCATTTGCGACAATGGCCCCGGTATGACAGAGGAAGTGAACCGGCGGCTGTTCGACCCGTTCTTCACGACGAAACCCGTAGGGAAGGGCACGGGTCTGGGGCTATCAATCAGCTACCAGATTGTGGTAGAAAAACACCGCGGACAGTTGAAGTGTGTTTCTCATCCCGGCCAGGGAGCAGAGTTCATCATTCAGATTCCTATTCGACAGAACTATCAAAAATTGGCTTTGCAAAGCCAAACCCGATGA